The following coding sequences are from one Streptomyces sp. NBC_01485 window:
- a CDS encoding glutathione S-transferase C-terminal domain-containing protein produces the protein MSVTPLAAAHPSARPAPAFRGRIGRDTRSGHYAVPRRYRLHLAAADPDCLRIAVTHSLLGLDGACPVTFLPAVPDCPDGGHSALRPLYDASAHRYTGPALAPVLSDDWSGRIVSSHGPDIARDLAEHSEMGVPPAEGWGSFGGGRATLYPCGAESQIEAVERMCAQGIEEAAQRAGAAEVGEVERAAALDTLLTTLGVLERGLGVHQYLISDQITAADVELWVTLVQLDTVHRNHLDATAVHRIADHPALWAYARRLAAHPAFGVHVDLDAIARRHHARCQGLEAAGAAVQILDWATHAADGTEARPQVNAPGLRSDNS, from the coding sequence ATGTCCGTCACACCACTGGCCGCCGCCCACCCGTCTGCCCGGCCCGCCCCCGCCTTCCGGGGCCGGATCGGCCGGGACACGCGCAGCGGCCACTACGCCGTGCCCCGCCGTTACCGCCTCCACCTGGCCGCGGCCGACCCCGACTGTCTGCGCATCGCCGTCACCCACAGCCTCCTCGGCCTGGACGGTGCCTGCCCGGTCACCTTCCTGCCGGCCGTCCCGGACTGTCCCGACGGCGGCCACTCCGCGCTGCGCCCGCTCTACGACGCCAGCGCGCACCGCTACACCGGACCGGCCCTCGCGCCCGTGCTCAGCGACGACTGGTCGGGGCGCATCGTCAGCAGCCACGGCCCCGACATCGCCCGTGACCTGGCCGAGCACAGCGAGATGGGGGTCCCCCCGGCCGAAGGCTGGGGGAGTTTCGGCGGCGGCCGGGCCACGCTGTACCCGTGCGGCGCCGAGTCGCAGATCGAGGCCGTCGAGCGGATGTGCGCGCAGGGCATCGAGGAGGCCGCACAGCGCGCCGGGGCGGCCGAAGTGGGCGAGGTGGAACGTGCCGCCGCGCTCGACACGCTGCTCACCACGCTCGGTGTGCTGGAGCGCGGGCTCGGCGTCCATCAGTATCTGATCAGCGATCAGATCACCGCCGCCGACGTCGAGTTGTGGGTCACACTGGTCCAACTCGACACCGTGCACCGCAATCACCTCGACGCGACCGCCGTGCACCGCATCGCCGACCACCCCGCCCTGTGGGCCTACGCCCGGCGGCTGGCCGCCCACCCCGCCTTCGGCGTCCACGTCGACCTGGACGCCATCGCCCGCCGCCACCACGCCCGTTGCCAGGGCCTGGAGGCCGCCGGCGCGGCTGTCCAGATCCTGGACTGGGCGACCCACGCGGCGGACGGCACCGAGGCCCGACCGCAGGTCAACGCGCCCGGCCTGCGGTCGGACAACTCCTGA
- the absR1 gene encoding beta-glucuronidase AbsR1 has protein sequence MTARYCSLAQQSAPVFAPGLAAERLGALMSGRRMWVNGTVLHYCFFDGEGAGSVIALPGSGGTRRVSWVGGEDQRDVVRDSFREWRELGIGVSFAEVADRCEAELRIGFQSGDGSWSAVGRDALSAGLNERTMNFGWDLTAPGERATALHGIGHALGMQHEHQSPFAGLHWDDEAVYADLAGPPNHWSRDRTYFNILRKLDPAEVNGSVWDPQSVMEYPFSAGLVLEPEQFRGGVHPPGSLSPLDKEFVLGWYPPLDAPRPPALLPFRSVPLSLGPGEQADFTIEPRETRAYTFAAFGESDSVVVVFEERDGEPRFFAGYDDGGTAHNATIRARLVRGRRYFVRVRLYSGWGSGETAVMCW, from the coding sequence ATGACCGCCCGTTACTGCTCGCTCGCCCAGCAGTCGGCCCCCGTGTTCGCCCCGGGGCTGGCCGCCGAGCGGCTGGGCGCGCTGATGAGCGGGCGGCGGATGTGGGTCAACGGCACCGTGCTGCACTACTGCTTCTTCGACGGCGAGGGCGCCGGATCGGTCATCGCGCTGCCGGGTTCCGGGGGGACCCGGCGGGTGTCGTGGGTCGGCGGCGAGGACCAGCGGGACGTCGTGCGCGACTCTTTCCGCGAGTGGCGGGAGCTGGGCATCGGGGTGTCCTTCGCCGAGGTCGCCGACCGCTGCGAGGCGGAGCTGCGCATCGGCTTCCAGTCGGGTGACGGCTCCTGGTCGGCGGTGGGCCGGGACGCGCTGTCGGCCGGTCTCAACGAGCGCACCATGAACTTCGGCTGGGACCTGACCGCGCCCGGGGAGCGCGCGACGGCCCTGCACGGGATCGGGCACGCGCTCGGCATGCAGCACGAGCACCAGAGCCCGTTCGCCGGCCTGCACTGGGACGACGAGGCCGTGTACGCCGATCTGGCGGGCCCGCCCAACCACTGGAGCCGGGACCGGACCTACTTCAACATCCTGCGCAAGCTGGACCCGGCCGAGGTGAACGGGTCGGTGTGGGATCCGCAGTCCGTGATGGAGTACCCCTTCTCGGCGGGGCTGGTCCTCGAGCCGGAGCAGTTCCGCGGCGGTGTGCATCCGCCCGGCTCGCTGTCGCCGCTGGACAAGGAGTTCGTGCTCGGCTGGTACCCGCCGCTCGACGCGCCGCGACCGCCCGCGCTGCTGCCGTTCCGTTCGGTGCCGCTGTCGCTGGGGCCGGGTGAGCAGGCCGACTTCACCATCGAGCCGCGTGAGACCCGCGCGTACACGTTCGCCGCCTTCGGGGAGAGCGACTCGGTGGTCGTGGTCTTCGAGGAGCGGGACGGCGAGCCCCGCTTTTTCGCGGGGTACGACGACGGGGGCACTGCGCACAACGCCACGATCCGTGCCCGGCTCGTCCGGGGCCGCCGCTACTTCGTCCGCGTCCGCCTGTACTCCGGCTGGGGTTCGGGCGAGACGGCCGTCATGTGCTGGTGA
- a CDS encoding LuxR family transcriptional regulator AbsR2 produces MPTPIDVTTYAPQAGTLQPLRPPWPFTGRDEELELVRRSLAGGRPGIVLTGPAGCGRTRLALEAVRGTDCARAAGTPETRGMPFAAFAHLLPENVTLHRAVQLLSSVRLLLVDDAHLLDDASAALLHQLAVQGRTRLLVLVTDGAPAPGAVSRLWTGELLPRLALEPLPHEESRHLLTAGAGGPVEPLTVNRMLRLCRGDLRLLRDLLDALRERDLLTRGADTDAWTWRGRVPVTPALRERAAAVLARACPDERETLDRLAFAEPLPLPADALDLRILEHLEADGLLDVTDDDHDTTVRLAHPLHGPVLRAAAGRLRARRLTGRRRPTAPALDTEAAELTRRIERADVRTTPTPVGEWLVAEGEPVPPWYAAVRARFSRLRGELREAAAWAREGLAEAPHDHACRTELALAAAQSGETGALLEPLADHPGTAAWPPAARGDLDTALKTLGTTDTCDTTDTGGAAYDAVRLGAPERAVRLLPADGVFARHARALARGDGPALDLVAAELEERGFLLFAAEAHAQAASAHRDPSAARTARTRAVALARRCQGARTPALSGLVLGELTARQRQIVTLAAAGLSNRQIAERLTLSVRTVGNHLYGAYTRLGAGDRGALPWLVEQPA; encoded by the coding sequence ATGCCGACTCCCATAGACGTGACGACCTACGCACCCCAAGCCGGGACCTTGCAACCCCTGCGACCGCCATGGCCGTTCACCGGCCGGGACGAGGAACTGGAGCTGGTCCGCCGCTCCTTGGCGGGCGGCCGGCCGGGCATCGTCCTCACGGGACCGGCGGGCTGCGGCCGCACCCGCCTCGCCCTGGAGGCGGTCCGCGGAACGGACTGCGCACGGGCGGCCGGCACCCCCGAGACCCGCGGCATGCCCTTCGCCGCTTTCGCCCACCTGCTCCCCGAGAACGTCACCCTGCACCGCGCCGTCCAACTCCTCTCCTCCGTACGGCTGTTGCTGGTCGACGACGCGCACCTGCTGGACGACGCCTCCGCCGCCCTGCTCCACCAACTGGCCGTCCAGGGCCGCACCCGGCTGCTCGTCCTCGTCACGGACGGAGCCCCCGCGCCCGGCGCCGTCTCCCGCCTGTGGACCGGCGAACTGCTGCCCCGCCTCGCCCTGGAACCCCTGCCCCACGAGGAGTCCCGCCACCTCCTCACGGCCGGCGCCGGCGGCCCCGTGGAGCCCCTCACCGTCAACCGGATGCTCCGGCTGTGCCGGGGCGACCTGCGCCTCCTGCGCGACCTGCTGGACGCGCTGCGCGAGCGGGACCTGCTCACCCGGGGCGCGGACACCGACGCGTGGACCTGGCGCGGCCGGGTTCCGGTGACCCCGGCCCTGCGGGAACGCGCCGCCGCCGTCCTCGCCCGCGCCTGCCCCGACGAACGCGAGACCCTCGACCGCCTCGCCTTCGCCGAACCCCTGCCGTTGCCGGCGGACGCCCTGGACCTGCGGATCCTCGAACACCTGGAGGCGGACGGCCTTCTCGACGTCACCGACGACGACCACGACACGACCGTCCGCCTGGCCCACCCCCTGCACGGCCCGGTGCTGCGCGCCGCGGCCGGCCGGCTGCGCGCGAGGCGGCTCACCGGCCGACGGCGGCCCACCGCACCCGCCCTCGACACCGAGGCGGCCGAGCTGACCCGCCGCATCGAGCGGGCCGACGTCCGCACGACGCCCACGCCCGTGGGGGAGTGGCTCGTCGCGGAGGGGGAACCGGTACCGCCGTGGTACGCCGCCGTCCGCGCACGGTTCTCACGGCTGCGGGGAGAGCTGCGCGAGGCGGCGGCCTGGGCGCGGGAAGGCCTGGCCGAGGCCCCGCACGACCACGCCTGCCGTACCGAACTGGCCCTGGCCGCCGCCCAGTCGGGGGAGACCGGCGCCCTGCTCGAACCCCTCGCAGACCACCCCGGCACAGCCGCCTGGCCACCCGCCGCCCGCGGAGACCTCGACACGGCCCTGAAGACACTCGGCACCACCGATACCTGCGACACCACCGATACAGGCGGCGCCGCCTACGACGCCGTACGCCTCGGCGCTCCCGAGCGTGCCGTGCGGCTGCTCCCGGCCGACGGTGTCTTCGCCCGTCACGCCCGGGCGCTCGCGCGGGGCGACGGACCCGCCCTGGACCTGGTGGCCGCCGAGTTGGAGGAGCGCGGCTTCCTCCTCTTCGCGGCCGAGGCGCACGCGCAGGCCGCATCGGCCCATCGCGACCCCAGCGCGGCCCGCACCGCCCGCACCCGTGCCGTCGCCCTGGCCCGGCGCTGCCAGGGCGCCCGCACCCCGGCCCTGTCCGGCCTGGTCCTCGGCGAACTCACCGCCCGTCAGCGGCAGATCGTCACCCTCGCCGCGGCCGGACTCAGCAACCGGCAGATCGCCGAACGCCTCACCCTGTCCGTCCGTACCGTCGGCAACCACCTCTACGGCGCCTACACCCGCCTCGGCGCCGGCGACCGCGGGGCCCTGCCGTGGCTGGTGGAGCAGCCGGCCTGA
- a CDS encoding CHAT domain-containing protein — translation MVFAAPNEALSRAEEVLGTEPTPLHASVAHQVIGIWQRDWGDMRLALDHLRRARDLAARAESAEREADVLGTLGVALVHAGRTRQGLAAFERGVERGTGHTRARVLFRRAYSFWVLGHHREALEDVRRAIPVLRAADDVIWTARALTLRATVHLALGAVDRAEADFTAAEALWDTTGQEHDKADAVESRGLAAFRSGDIPAALRLLDEARERYAKLGTPTFMLNIRRCEVLMAAGLAPEALAEADAATVVLDGIGGQSTRKAELLLAAARAARLAGDPGTAIARAAVAERLFAGQRRTWWEAHARLVLIEARVATGRASGRLVADAARLAERLAAFQAPAAPEAWLLAGRIALDLNWKTDAERYLRIAARSRRSGPPLARMTGWAAQALWARAAGSGRGVLEACRRGLDVLDDHRTTLGASELRARATAQGAELAALAQEVSLERGGPRQLLVWSERWRATALSTPPTRPPADPALLSGLTAFRVIAARAQAARMDGKPMPTLEREQRRLEREIRSRTLHIRGVTPWGGDRFGGDRFDAGRLLERLGEGRLVELAVLDGRVQVLLCGGGRVRRFAGGLLAEAEREAEHVQAGLRRLAHPGAEGRLPVVEAAGRRLEELLLGEAAKQLRPGPLVVVPPARLHRVPWALLPSLRERVVSVSPSASGWLRARETEPPPGGRQVLVRGPGLATGGAEVPEVAGRYGTPIVLEQADAHVPRVLKELDGAALAHIAAHGTFRGDSPMFSSLQMADGPLIVHDFERLARSPYRIILSSCDTARLASVGADELLGLVTALLPLGTAGVVASSAPVNDAAVVPLMLALHKGISAGLSLAEALRDARAALPGDAVHQATGWAFTAFGAA, via the coding sequence ATGGTGTTCGCCGCCCCCAACGAAGCGTTGTCGCGGGCGGAAGAAGTGCTCGGCACCGAGCCGACGCCGTTGCACGCCTCGGTCGCCCACCAGGTGATCGGCATCTGGCAGCGCGACTGGGGCGACATGCGGCTCGCCCTGGACCATCTGCGGCGCGCCCGGGATCTCGCGGCGCGCGCGGAGTCGGCCGAGCGGGAGGCGGACGTCCTCGGCACGCTCGGCGTGGCCCTGGTGCACGCGGGCCGCACCCGGCAGGGCCTGGCGGCGTTCGAGCGGGGCGTCGAACGCGGCACGGGCCACACCCGCGCGCGCGTGCTGTTCCGGCGGGCCTACTCCTTCTGGGTGCTCGGCCATCACCGCGAGGCGCTGGAGGACGTACGCCGGGCGATTCCCGTGCTGCGCGCGGCGGACGACGTCATCTGGACGGCGCGCGCCCTCACCCTGCGCGCCACCGTGCACCTGGCCCTCGGCGCGGTGGACCGGGCCGAGGCCGACTTCACGGCGGCGGAGGCGCTGTGGGACACCACCGGTCAGGAGCACGACAAGGCGGACGCGGTGGAGAGCCGCGGGCTGGCCGCGTTCCGCTCCGGGGACATTCCTGCCGCGCTGCGGCTCCTCGACGAGGCGCGGGAGCGGTACGCCAAGCTCGGCACTCCGACGTTCATGCTCAACATCCGGCGCTGCGAGGTCCTGATGGCGGCCGGGCTCGCACCGGAGGCGCTGGCCGAGGCGGACGCGGCGACCGTGGTGCTGGACGGCATCGGCGGACAGTCCACGCGCAAGGCGGAACTGCTGCTGGCGGCCGCGCGGGCGGCGCGGCTGGCGGGTGATCCGGGGACGGCGATCGCGCGCGCGGCGGTGGCCGAGCGGCTCTTCGCGGGGCAGCGGCGCACCTGGTGGGAGGCGCACGCGCGGCTGGTGCTGATCGAGGCGCGGGTCGCCACCGGGCGCGCCTCGGGCCGGCTGGTCGCGGACGCCGCCCGGCTCGCCGAGCGGCTCGCCGCGTTCCAGGCGCCGGCCGCGCCGGAGGCCTGGCTGCTGGCGGGCCGGATCGCGCTGGACCTGAACTGGAAGACGGACGCCGAACGGTATCTGCGGATCGCCGCCCGCAGCCGGCGCAGCGGCCCGCCGCTGGCCCGGATGACGGGCTGGGCGGCGCAGGCGCTGTGGGCGCGGGCGGCCGGTTCAGGCCGGGGCGTGCTGGAGGCCTGCCGGCGCGGACTCGACGTCCTCGACGACCACCGTACGACGCTGGGCGCCTCGGAGTTGCGGGCGCGGGCGACCGCGCAGGGCGCCGAACTCGCCGCGCTGGCCCAGGAGGTGAGTCTGGAGCGGGGCGGGCCACGGCAGTTGCTGGTGTGGAGCGAGCGGTGGCGGGCCACGGCGCTGTCGACGCCGCCCACCCGGCCGCCGGCCGATCCGGCGCTGCTCAGCGGGCTGACCGCGTTCCGGGTGATCGCCGCCCGCGCGCAGGCCGCCCGGATGGACGGCAAGCCGATGCCGACGCTGGAGCGTGAACAGCGGCGTCTGGAGCGGGAGATCCGCTCCCGGACCCTGCACATCCGCGGGGTCACGCCCTGGGGCGGCGACCGGTTCGGCGGCGACCGCTTCGACGCGGGCCGGCTGCTGGAGCGGCTCGGCGAAGGGCGGTTGGTCGAACTCGCCGTACTGGACGGGCGGGTTCAGGTGCTGCTGTGCGGGGGCGGGCGGGTGCGCCGGTTCGCGGGCGGGCTGCTGGCCGAGGCGGAGCGGGAGGCCGAGCATGTCCAGGCCGGGCTGCGGCGGCTGGCCCACCCCGGGGCGGAGGGCCGGCTGCCGGTGGTGGAGGCGGCCGGACGGCGGCTGGAGGAGCTGCTGTTGGGCGAGGCGGCGAAGCAACTGCGGCCGGGGCCGCTCGTGGTGGTGCCGCCGGCCCGGCTGCACCGGGTGCCGTGGGCGCTGCTGCCGTCGCTGCGGGAGCGGGTGGTGAGCGTGTCGCCGTCGGCGAGCGGCTGGCTGCGGGCGCGGGAGACCGAGCCGCCCCCGGGCGGCCGGCAGGTCCTGGTACGGGGACCGGGGCTCGCGACCGGCGGGGCGGAGGTGCCGGAGGTCGCCGGGCGGTACGGCACACCGATCGTCCTGGAGCAGGCCGACGCCCATGTGCCGCGCGTGCTCAAGGAGTTGGACGGGGCGGCGCTGGCGCACATCGCCGCGCACGGGACGTTCCGCGGCGACAGCCCGATGTTCTCGTCGTTGCAGATGGCGGACGGTCCGCTGATCGTCCACGACTTCGAGCGGCTCGCCCGCAGTCCGTACCGGATCATCCTCTCCAGTTGCGACACCGCCCGGCTCGCCTCGGTCGGCGCGGACGAACTCCTGGGCCTGGTCACGGCGTTGCTGCCGCTGGGCACGGCGGGCGTGGTGGCGAGCAGCGCGCCCGTCAACGACGCGGCGGTCGTCCCGCTGATGCTGGCCCTGCACAAGGGCATCAGCGCCGGGCTGTCCCTGGCGGAGGCGCTGCGGGACGCGCGGGCCGCGCTGCCGGGTGACGCGGTGCACCAGGCGACGGGGTGGGCGTTCACGGCGTTCGGCGCGGCCTGA
- a CDS encoding S8/S53 family peptidase codes for MAPQRFHEQFDQIQRALPDVPLAMGPDDSAEFIYEKGVVLARDGEEAQVVEDAVRSHFTATEGLVPDHVRRAGPQTNRSGITRIHVGDPGEGGRGADHTVAGALRALREAEGRAGRRLVSRNHVVSIAVNACPGDEPVPAPRTEPPNPSAAQAARTVDGTGAVGVLVIDTGLTHDYRSYPLLAHTGGDAQVRETDDDGILQQYVGHGTFIAGLVAAVAPDTDVTVRNTLHDCGAILESEFGERLFDAVESGWPDIISLSAGTSNGRVDGLLGAAAFMDQLRAHDTLLVAAAGNNASAAPFWPAAYATLPDYADAVLSVGALRGDGAFGACFSNHGPWVRVYAPGERLTSALTGFDTPVPYVYQHSTYDACRYGFTYACTCRSPRHTGVLSEAQQVTPGKPDQVMFEGLAAWSGTSFATPLVAALVAAYMTTHQETDPRAAARRLLAENTEFAEVRGAHVPALLPPTWRPVQVGPA; via the coding sequence ATGGCACCACAGCGATTCCACGAGCAGTTCGACCAGATCCAACGCGCCCTGCCCGACGTCCCGTTGGCGATGGGGCCGGACGACTCCGCCGAGTTCATCTACGAGAAGGGAGTCGTCCTCGCCCGCGACGGCGAGGAGGCCCAGGTCGTCGAGGACGCCGTCCGCTCGCACTTCACCGCGACCGAGGGCCTGGTCCCGGACCACGTGCGCCGGGCGGGCCCGCAGACCAACCGCTCCGGGATCACCCGCATCCACGTCGGCGACCCGGGGGAGGGCGGCCGCGGCGCCGACCACACCGTCGCGGGGGCCCTGCGCGCGCTCCGGGAGGCGGAGGGGCGCGCGGGCCGCCGCCTGGTCAGCCGCAACCACGTGGTGTCGATCGCGGTCAACGCCTGCCCCGGCGACGAGCCGGTGCCCGCCCCGCGCACCGAGCCGCCCAACCCCTCCGCGGCGCAGGCGGCCCGTACCGTCGACGGCACCGGCGCCGTCGGTGTGCTCGTCATCGACACCGGACTGACCCACGACTACCGCTCCTACCCGCTGCTGGCCCACACCGGGGGCGACGCCCAGGTCAGGGAGACCGACGACGACGGGATCCTCCAGCAGTACGTCGGCCACGGCACGTTCATCGCCGGGCTCGTCGCGGCCGTCGCCCCCGACACCGACGTCACCGTGCGCAACACCCTCCACGACTGCGGCGCGATCCTGGAGTCCGAGTTCGGCGAGAGGCTCTTCGACGCCGTCGAGAGCGGCTGGCCCGACATCATCAGCCTCTCCGCAGGCACCTCCAACGGCCGCGTCGACGGCCTGCTCGGCGCGGCCGCGTTCATGGATCAACTCCGCGCGCACGACACCCTGTTGGTCGCCGCCGCCGGCAACAACGCCAGCGCCGCGCCCTTCTGGCCGGCCGCCTACGCCACCCTGCCCGACTACGCCGACGCGGTGCTGTCGGTGGGCGCGCTGCGCGGTGACGGAGCGTTCGGCGCATGCTTCAGCAACCACGGCCCCTGGGTGCGGGTGTACGCCCCCGGCGAGCGCCTCACCAGCGCCCTCACCGGCTTCGACACCCCCGTCCCGTACGTCTACCAGCACTCCACCTACGACGCCTGCCGCTACGGCTTCACCTACGCCTGCACCTGCCGATCCCCGCGCCACACCGGTGTGTTGAGCGAGGCGCAGCAGGTCACGCCGGGCAAGCCGGACCAGGTGATGTTCGAGGGGCTGGCCGCCTGGAGCGGGACGTCCTTCGCAACTCCCCTGGTGGCAGCGCTCGTTGCCGCCTACATGACCACACACCAGGAGACCGATCCACGTGCCGCCGCCCGCCGACTGCTCGCCGAGAACACCGAGTTCGCGGAGGTGCGCGGGGCGCACGTCCCGGCCCTCCTTCCGCCCACCTGGCGCCCGGTGCAGGTCGGTCCGGCGTGA
- a CDS encoding RNA polymerase sigma factor, with product MRSEANPATAYDDRPYTRGGTVDRTDVGALVQSAVDGDAAAWKALVDGLSPLVWSVVRAHRLSDADGHEVYQTVWFRFAQHLGRIREPHKAGSWLASTARNECLKVIKALRRLTPTDDPQLLDRASEDRTPEQSVLDSEEAAAQSERVRFLWQEFEALGERCRQLLRVLIASPPPSYQEVSAALGIAVGSIGPMRQRCLRRLRARLDARGAR from the coding sequence ATGAGGTCTGAGGCGAACCCCGCCACGGCGTACGATGACAGGCCGTACACGAGGGGTGGGACCGTGGACCGTACTGATGTCGGCGCGCTCGTCCAGTCCGCCGTCGACGGGGACGCGGCGGCCTGGAAAGCGCTGGTGGACGGGTTGAGCCCGTTGGTCTGGTCCGTGGTGCGCGCACACCGGCTCTCCGACGCCGACGGGCACGAGGTGTACCAGACCGTATGGTTCCGCTTCGCCCAGCACCTCGGCCGGATCCGCGAGCCGCACAAGGCGGGTTCCTGGCTCGCGAGCACCGCGCGCAACGAGTGCCTGAAGGTGATCAAGGCCTTGCGGCGACTGACGCCGACCGACGATCCCCAACTGCTCGACCGGGCCAGCGAGGACCGCACCCCGGAGCAGTCGGTGCTGGACTCGGAGGAGGCGGCCGCGCAGAGCGAGCGCGTCCGGTTCCTGTGGCAGGAGTTCGAGGCGCTCGGCGAGCGCTGCCGGCAACTGCTGCGGGTGCTGATCGCCTCGCCGCCGCCCAGCTACCAGGAGGTGTCGGCGGCACTGGGCATCGCCGTCGGCAGCATCGGACCGATGCGCCAGCGATGCCTGCGCCGGCTGCGCGCCCGACTCGACGCACGGGGAGCACGGTGA
- a CDS encoding antibiotic biosynthesis monooxygenase family protein, with translation MYVAMFWAKVRPEWQNEKYASIGMRMFERASSMPGFVALHKFDVPDGRELAIAYFETAEAMDAWYHDPEHRAVQVVGREQILEDYTIEILEMTRSYTKSSSRFTTTDEERHAAELLMIGSSE, from the coding sequence ATGTACGTGGCAATGTTCTGGGCAAAGGTTCGGCCCGAATGGCAGAACGAGAAATACGCGTCGATCGGCATGCGAATGTTCGAGCGTGCCTCGTCGATGCCCGGGTTCGTGGCCCTGCACAAGTTCGACGTACCCGATGGGCGTGAACTGGCGATTGCCTACTTCGAGACGGCCGAGGCGATGGACGCCTGGTACCACGACCCCGAGCACCGCGCGGTACAGGTTGTCGGGAGGGAGCAGATTCTGGAGGACTACACGATCGAGATTCTGGAGATGACTCGTTCGTACACGAAGAGTTCCTCTAGGTTCACGACCACCGACGAGGAACGACATGCCGCCGAGCTGCTGATGATCGGTTCATCAGAATGA
- a CDS encoding zinc-dependent alcohol dehydrogenase, protein MELVEPHVFAPTRRPVPEPAAGEVVVAMRALGLCGTDLHMYGGRAADYPHVVGHDGAAVVAARGDGVTGVAVGQRVTVDPVAHCGKCADCTRGAVQLCPDGGYLGMLGPGLLAEYVCVPARLLVPLPDSVSDLAATVLEPVAVALHLLERVSPLLPTEPVPCAVVGGGPLGILLGVVLRHHGYVPHLFEPQVTRRDLAATVGLDVHPAEPVNLGDGPRLVVETSAAPAGVALADELATPGSVVAVVGRAPHSIAPPSVLLKELSLVGVKGGPGQYPEAVRLVADGVVDPETVITHRFGWHEADAAFRISANRPDLVVRTALLGAWQ, encoded by the coding sequence ATGGAACTGGTCGAACCACACGTGTTCGCGCCCACCAGGCGTCCGGTGCCCGAGCCGGCGGCCGGTGAGGTGGTCGTGGCGATGCGCGCGCTGGGTCTGTGCGGCACGGACCTGCACATGTACGGGGGCAGGGCGGCCGACTATCCCCACGTGGTCGGCCATGACGGGGCCGCTGTCGTGGCGGCCAGGGGAGACGGAGTGACCGGCGTGGCTGTCGGCCAGCGCGTGACCGTCGACCCCGTCGCCCACTGCGGAAAGTGCGCCGACTGCACGCGAGGCGCGGTGCAACTGTGCCCCGACGGGGGCTACCTGGGCATGCTGGGACCAGGTCTGCTGGCAGAGTACGTGTGCGTTCCGGCCCGGCTCCTCGTGCCGTTGCCCGATTCGGTGTCCGATCTCGCGGCCACCGTTCTGGAACCGGTCGCGGTCGCGCTTCACCTGCTTGAGCGGGTGTCGCCGCTGTTGCCGACGGAGCCGGTTCCCTGCGCGGTCGTCGGCGGTGGGCCGCTGGGCATCCTGCTCGGTGTGGTGCTACGCCACCACGGCTATGTGCCCCACCTTTTCGAGCCGCAGGTGACACGGCGCGACCTCGCCGCCACGGTCGGCCTGGACGTGCATCCGGCCGAGCCGGTCAACCTTGGCGACGGCCCGCGGCTGGTCGTCGAGACCTCGGCCGCGCCGGCCGGCGTCGCGCTGGCGGACGAACTGGCGACACCCGGTTCCGTGGTGGCGGTGGTCGGCCGGGCACCCCACTCCATCGCGCCGCCCAGCGTTCTGCTGAAGGAACTGTCCCTGGTCGGTGTGAAAGGAGGACCAGGACAGTACCCGGAAGCGGTGCGACTGGTGGCAGACGGCGTGGTCGATCCGGAAACGGTCATCACGCATCGCTTCGGATGGCACGAGGCGGACGCGGCCTTTCGCATCAGTGCGAACCGCCCCGATCTGGTGGTTCGCACGGCACTTCTCGGCGCGTGGCAATGA